A region from the Halichondria panicea chromosome 11, odHalPani1.1, whole genome shotgun sequence genome encodes:
- the LOC135344100 gene encoding gamma-aminobutyric acid type B receptor subunit 1-like, protein MASFQIFVAYILATTLVLTAAGAKNRTLHILCLLPYNEPPFYPSWDDGPQIRLALEMAKEEINNQTAILPEYRIELIHNNSGCQHTSKAYEAVFANVYSQFAPKRVVGIIGPGCSSSSAAVGSLLGREQLSLVTVHSGGSLILANRTTYRYALSSISSSEKFAKLAVELMIKNSWTKVGVLFEETRTFYSSIASEVQKLVSLNRTLSIVSTPVFNTYIPLRELVRKNGLRINFLLTAKNITQRTLCLAQHFGMVYPAYQWIVTVNTFDEIASNVSFYYEGKKYTCSEKDIKTIALDRSLFLVYRLSAINESSPSTYSRHSFNEYDQLIQKGIEESNLQSGLLNRPAIEYSVWTSYFYDSLWAWSVVLDNLTESLDLRTYKYGNTTVSDMILDEFYRLDFKGVSGRIAFDNKSGFGLRSVSVLQVTNGISKAVAYLKNGNTLIPIDNLLESIPDKFDSADTVSNEVVGIFFTITIIELVVLVVLNLLTYKYRTHPSVKASCIKLNQIMFVGCYCFILTIFFFTLQSSKLLSNVPWVTVALCNLSWYWMLPLSFTLTFGTVAVRTWRLYRIFTHYLNPGRFITDFYLIVFVFILLLIDALFGTILTTLNPQHFGLINTTSIDGNATFLYYFRTCGSRIPALTIGLVVGPKALLMAAVLMLTVLTRNIKSKSFTTKTLRILIYLIIPVMVLGFVIYYFFYFEVPTLTVPFYSSVITFNIMLVLFVALICFPPLLPKLQEGFYKIVRKNKPLYEARVEIQINSLPISF, encoded by the coding sequence ATGGCTAGCTTCCAAATATTTGTTGCTTACATTCTCGCTACCACATTGGTACTGACTGCAGCTGGTGCCAAGAACAGAACATTACATATCCTTTGTCTATTACCGTACAACGAGCCTCCATTCTATCCATCGTGGGATGATGGACCTCAGATCAGATTAGCACTGGAAATGGCCAAAGAGGAGATCAATAATCAGACAGCAATACTACCAGAATATCGTATAGAACTGATTCACAACAACAGTGGATGTCAGCACACAAGTAAAGCTTATGAGGCGGTGTTTGCCAATGTCTATTCTCAATTTGCTCCCAAACGAGTGGTTGGTATTATAGGTCCTGGTTGTTCGAGTTCATCAGCTGCAGTAGGTTCGTTGCTAGGTCGTGAGCAGCTGTCATTAGTGACAGTTCATAGCGGAGGCAGCCTGATACTGGCCAATAGAACTACATATCGTTACGCTCTGAGCTCTATCAGCTCATCGGAAAAATTTGCTAAATTAGCCGTGGAACTAATGATAAAGAACAGCTGGACCAAAGTGGGAGTATTATTTGAAGAAACTCGTACATTTTACTCATCAATTGCCAGTGAAGTCCAAAAACTTGTATCACTAAACAGAACACTTAGTATTGTTTCTACACCTGTGTTCAATACCTACATACCACTAAGAGAACTGGTACGAAAAAATGGCCTTCGGATAAACTTCTTGCTAACAGCGAAGAACATCACGCAACGAACTCTTTGTCTAGCACAACATTTCGGGATGGTATATCCAGCCTACCAATGGATTGTCACCGTCAACACATTCGATGAGATTGCTAGTAACGTGAGCTTCTATTACGAGGGTAAAAAATACACATGTTCCGAAAAAGACATTAAAACTATTGCTCTCGATAGAAGTTTATTTCTTGTCTATCGATTATCAGCAATCAACGAGTCGTCACCGTCAACCTATTCTAGACATTCATTCAACGAATACGATCAACTCATTCAAAAAGGAATCGAGGAAAGCAATTTGCAGAGCGGCCTACTTAACAGGCCCGCTATCGAGTATTCCGTATGGACCTCGTACTTTTACGATTCACTGTGGGCGTGGTCTGTTGTTTTAGACAACCTTACAGAAAGTCTTGACCTCAGAACTTACAAATACGGAAATACAACCGTGTCGGATATGATTTTAGACGAGTTCTATCGCTTGGATTTTAAGGGTGTGTCAGGAAGAATTGCGTTTGACAATAAGTCGGGATTTGGGTTGAGATCTGTTTCTGTGCTACAGGTGACAAATGGCATATCAAAAGCTGTTGCTTATCTTAAGAACGGAAACACGCTTATACCGATAGACAATCTGTTGGAATCAATACCTGACAAGTTTGATTCTGCAGATACAGTGAGCAATGAAGTTGTTGGTATCTTCTTCACTATTACAATCATAGAACTGGTGGTATTGGTGGTGCTAAATCTTCTCACGTACAAATATCGGACCCATCCGTCCGTTAAAGCATCATGCATCAAACTAAACCAAATCATGTTCGTCGGATGCTACTGTTTCATTCTAACAATATTTTTCTTCACTCTGCAGTCTTCTAAACTACTGAGTAATGTTCCATGGGTAACTGTGGCACTGTGTAACCTGTCTTGGTACTGGATGCTGCCTCTATCGTTTACACTGACTTTCGGAACAGTGGCTGTTCGAACGTGGAGATTGTATCGCATATTTACACACTATCTGAATCCAGGACGCTTCATTACTGACTTCTACCTCATCGTGTTTGTATTCATTTTGTTATTGATAGATGCGCTATTTGGAACAATCCTGACAACACTTAATCCTCAACATTTTGGCCTAATTAATACAACTTCTATTGATGGAAATGCAACATTTTTATACTATTTCCGGACATGTGGAAGTCGAATTCCAGCGTTAACAATTGGACTAGTTGTCGGTCCCAAAGCTTTGCTCATGGCAGCTGTGTTGATGCTTACTGTGCTAACTCGGAACATAAAGAGCAAATCCTTCACCACGAAGACTTTACGTATACTAATCTATCTAATCATCCCAGTGATGGTGCTGGGATTTGTAATATATTACTTCTTCTATTTCGAGGTACCGACATTGACCGTACCTTTCTACTCATCAGTGATAACTTTTAACATCATGTTAGTGTTGTTTGTTGCTTTGATATGTTTCCCGCCACTACTGCCCAAGTTACAAGAGGGATTCTACAAAATTGTTCGAAAGAACAAACCACTGTACGAGGCTCGTGTGGAGATCCAAATTAACAGTTTACCCATATCCTTTTAA